Within the Candidatus Methylomirabilota bacterium genome, the region GGATCTTCGCCCGTGTCGTTTGGGGCGGTTCCACCATCGCTCCTTCGATCTGCTCATCGGTGCACATCCGGTCGACCATATCTTCCCGGGCCATGAGATAGTAGAGTCCCCTACTCCTCTTTATATCGTGGAACTGCAGATCCAGCATCGAGATCCGCTGGTCCTCGAATCCCACCTTCCGCCGCTCCATGTACGACCGGATCAGCTCCATCTTGATCACCCAATCCAGATGCCGATGGAGCTGCCACGGGTCCTCCTCGAGCTTCTCTAAGACCCACCCCCACTTCTCCAAGATGTCCAACACCTGCGGCGACGCTTCTCGCCCCTGGTAGTACGCCAGCGCCATCTCCAGATATTCCCGCTGGACCTCGACCCCGCTCAGCTCGACCCCCCGTTTCAACCGTACCTTCCGTTTGCACGTGACGTCGTGGGAGATTTCCTTGATCGCCCGGACCGGATCTTCCAACGCCAGATCTTTCCGGATCCACCCATCCTCCACCATGCTCAGGACGAT harbors:
- a CDS encoding proteasome accessory factor PafA2 family protein yields the protein IVLSMVEDGWIRKDLALEDPVRAIKEISHDVTCKRKVRLKRGVELSGVEVQREYLEMALAYYQGREASPQVLDILEKWGWVLEKLEEDPWQLHRHLDWVIKMELIRSYMERRKVGFEDQRISMLDLQFHDIKRSRGLYYLMAREDMVDRMCTDEQIEGAMVEPPQTTRAKIRSDFIRYATERNKSYDVGWSYLKLNDRYQRTILCKDPFQSKDARVEEMIASSYY